The stretch of DNA TAACCCTAGTTTTAATCCGAATCTTTTTGTAGAAGGTATTTCGAGTAACGATTATCAAAATCTACTTAATGATCACAATTATCCTCTTATTAACCGTGTAACTCAAGGGTTATATCCTCCAGCTTCAACTGTGAAGCCTTATATTGCAGTATCAGCATTAACAGTAGGAGTAATTAACGAATACTTCTCGATATTTGACCCAGGATGGTGGCAATTACCAGGATCAGGAAAACGCTATCGGGACTGGAAACACTATGGGCATGGTAAATTAAATATAATTAAGGCTATTGAGGAGTCAGCAGATACTTTATTTTATCAAGTTGCTTATGATATGGGTATCGACCTACTAGCCGAGTGGATGATGAAATTTGGCTATGGTCATTATACGGGAATTGATATTACAGAGGAGCATACGGGTATAATGCCAACACGTAACTGGAAAATGAAACGTTTTCATGAACCGTGGTATCCAGGAGACACAATTGTGGTTGGAATTGGACAAGGATATTGGACAGCTACACCATTACAAATATTAAAAGCTCTAGTAACACTTATTAACAATGGTTCTGTATATAAACCACATTTACTGTTGGGAACAAGGGAACAAGATGATAATATAATATCATATCATCAGTATGAAGAGACGAATATTGGTGATCCTTATTCTGGTTTTTGGGAGATAGCTAAAGATGGTATGTATGGTGTTGCTAATCATCCTAATGGTACAGCACGTCATTATTTTGCCAATACACCTTATAAGACAGCGGCAAAATCAGGTACTGCTCAAGTATATAGCTTAAAAGCAAATGAAAAATATAATGTTCATAAAATTAATGAAAGGTTACGTGATCATAAATGGATGACAGCATTTGCTCCATACGATAACCCAACAGTCTGTGTAGTAGTTTTATTAGAAAATGGCGGAATCGGGCCATCTGCAGGTACTATTACGAGAAATATTTTAGATTATATTCTACTATCTAATAAAAAAAATGCTTAATAAAAATACAATGATGAATCATTGGTATAAAACAAATATCGACTTAATATTGTTATTTTTTATCATGTTACTATTACTCTATAGTATTTTTGTGATGTGGAGTGCTAGTGGTCAAAATATAGACATGATGGAAAATAAGATTATTCAGATTATAATAGGGATACTAGTTATGTTAGTATCAGCACAAACGCCACCACGATTTTATGAAGCATGGGCACCCTATTTATATATTTTCTGCATATTGCTACTAGTGATAGTAGATATTTATGGGCAAATTAGCAAAGGAGCACAGCGTTGGTTAGATTTAGGCTTTGTGCGTTTTCAACCAGCAGAAATCGCAAAAGTTGCTGTGCCATTAATAGTAGCTCGTTTTATTAATAGAGATACTTATCCACCTTCTTTCAAGAAGGTGGTAATTGTTTTGATATTAGTCATTATACCAACTATCTTAGTGGCTGTGCAACCAGACTTAGGAACAGCAATACTAATAAGTCTTTCTGGTATGTTTATGCTGTTCTTATCTGGTATTAATTGGAAATTAATTATTATAACTGGGTTACTAGCATTAATGATAATTCCTTTTATTTGGTTTTTCTTTATGCATGATTATCAAAGGAATCGAGTAATTATGCTATTAGATCCAACAATTGATCCTCTTGGTGCTGGCTATAATATTATCCAATCAAAGATAGCTATAGGATCTGGTGGTTTGAACGGTAAAGGATGGTTACACGGTACCCAATCTCAGTTAGAGTTCTTACCTGAGCGTCATACTGATTTCATCTTCGCTGTCATAAGCGAAGAACTAGGATTATTTGGCGTATTATTGCTTCTATCGCTATATCTTGGAGTAATTATCCGCATTATCATTATTGCCATTCATGCACAAAATACTTTTAGTCGTCTTATAGCAGGAGAAGTAATGCTTATTTTTTTCTGTTATATATTCGTTAATATAGGCATGGTTAGTGGTATTTTGCCCGTTGTTGGTATACCGTTACCAATAGTAAGTTATGGTGGATCATCGTTAATTATGTTTATGACTAGTTTTGGTATAGTTATGTCAATACATACTCATCGAAAAATGTTATCAATTAGTTTATAATTATCAGTAGAGATAAATATAAAGAGATATTTAGACTATTTATCTAAAAATAGATAATATAAGTAAATAACTTAGTTGTGTAACTTATCTTTGAGCAAAATAAAGATCTCTATAGGTACAGAGATTTGTGACGAACAA from Baumannia cicadellinicola str. Hc (Homalodisca coagulata) encodes:
- the mrdA gene encoding peptidoglycan DD-transpeptidase MrdA, which gives rise to MKKTNEPLRNSSAELALFMRRVTISFTIILLLISILIAHLYQLQVISFENYRNRSNQNSTKIIPILPSRGKIFDRHGTPIAFNRTIYQLELVVEKVNNLKKTLDALRPLVDLTDQDIANFNKKLQNAQKLTSIPLKLDLTDVQQAHFAVNKFRFPGVEIKKYQHRYYPYCSTFTHVIGYVSKINANNLAKLEKQGLISNYAATNEIGQLGIERYYENKLHGSIGYNKVEVNNRGHIIRNLYHQLPESGKDIYLTIDLNLQQYINKLLTGNRAAVVVIDPRDSGILALVSNPSFNPNLFVEGISSNDYQNLLNDHNYPLINRVTQGLYPPASTVKPYIAVSALTVGVINEYFSIFDPGWWQLPGSGKRYRDWKHYGHGKLNIIKAIEESADTLFYQVAYDMGIDLLAEWMMKFGYGHYTGIDITEEHTGIMPTRNWKMKRFHEPWYPGDTIVVGIGQGYWTATPLQILKALVTLINNGSVYKPHLLLGTREQDDNIISYHQYEETNIGDPYSGFWEIAKDGMYGVANHPNGTARHYFANTPYKTAAKSGTAQVYSLKANEKYNVHKINERLRDHKWMTAFAPYDNPTVCVVVLLENGGIGPSAGTITRNILDYILLSNKKNA
- the mrdB gene encoding peptidoglycan glycosyltransferase MrdB (rod shape-determining protein RodA), with the translated sequence MLNKNTMMNHWYKTNIDLILLFFIMLLLLYSIFVMWSASGQNIDMMENKIIQIIIGILVMLVSAQTPPRFYEAWAPYLYIFCILLLVIVDIYGQISKGAQRWLDLGFVRFQPAEIAKVAVPLIVARFINRDTYPPSFKKVVIVLILVIIPTILVAVQPDLGTAILISLSGMFMLFLSGINWKLIIITGLLALMIIPFIWFFFMHDYQRNRVIMLLDPTIDPLGAGYNIIQSKIAIGSGGLNGKGWLHGTQSQLEFLPERHTDFIFAVISEELGLFGVLLLLSLYLGVIIRIIIIAIHAQNTFSRLIAGEVMLIFFCYIFVNIGMVSGILPVVGIPLPIVSYGGSSLIMFMTSFGIVMSIHTHRKMLSISL